One Pseudonocardia sediminis DNA window includes the following coding sequences:
- a CDS encoding GAF domain-containing protein: MTDPGLADLARAALSALRADAVLVVDERGHGPRVVLDEGASGSGLCPGEVLPGLPATAGDAVVDNGRSRSGRAVRSTSLGDDAGRRIGTLHVLHDVDVTPPERLHAHVRAFARHLGVILQRRPRRAPDRTHVLPWDDDDGLSTTLDDVTALVSDVVRPLVGAAAVGITLWDPDRQVLRALPGAFGVGDGALAASVTGPVTNLLSTGSRVFATGQPYLSNDAVRDPGVLQPYAEVFRIHRILSVPLTLPRRRIGVLHLVNKTDDFTVADIACVEEVAPQIAVAVDLARSVGRMAAQQRLEAILTATAVAVASGRQVEDCLVPAFDRFVEVTGASTVALVPLTADPLLRRGGPPAPDIEERLLRDARALAATSTGAFPRRAGDPGWAALHAPVTFDGARAATLSVLRRNGEPFSPEESDVVVRLAGLVALAWTTERYQHQLAEIARLRERERIADGLHDRVAQILFAAQLGIDTVLESSPQGPSTERIVEVRDLLVHGDAAIRDVIHRLSNEPDASPARRIRLEVESVEDEFGVAVRVEIPDPDALATLPRPVADAVVKIVREGTVNAAKHAGPCRIGLDVRTERTDADDHRLVVTVVDDGLGAGLDGVPGRGLTSLCRTVDDAGGTLVRTRAGDGFGTRLVATFPL; the protein is encoded by the coding sequence GTGACGGACCCCGGACTGGCCGACCTGGCCCGCGCCGCCCTGTCGGCGCTGCGGGCGGACGCCGTCCTCGTCGTCGACGAGCGCGGTCACGGACCCCGCGTCGTGCTCGACGAGGGCGCCTCCGGATCCGGCCTGTGCCCGGGCGAGGTGCTCCCCGGCCTCCCCGCCACCGCGGGCGACGCGGTCGTGGACAACGGGCGGAGCCGGTCCGGGCGTGCGGTGCGCTCGACGTCGCTGGGGGACGACGCCGGCCGCCGGATCGGGACGCTGCACGTCCTGCACGACGTCGACGTCACACCACCCGAGCGGCTGCACGCCCACGTCCGCGCGTTCGCCCGGCACCTCGGTGTGATCCTCCAGCGGCGGCCGCGGCGGGCCCCGGACCGGACGCACGTCCTGCCGTGGGACGACGACGACGGGCTGTCCACGACCCTCGACGACGTCACCGCGCTGGTCTCCGACGTCGTCCGGCCCCTGGTCGGCGCAGCCGCCGTGGGGATCACGCTCTGGGACCCCGACCGTCAGGTGCTGCGCGCCCTGCCCGGGGCGTTCGGGGTGGGTGACGGGGCACTCGCCGCGTCGGTCACCGGACCGGTCACGAACCTGCTCAGCACCGGGTCCCGGGTGTTCGCGACCGGCCAGCCCTATCTGAGCAACGATGCCGTCCGCGACCCCGGCGTCCTGCAGCCCTACGCCGAGGTCTTCCGCATCCACCGCATCCTCTCGGTCCCGCTGACGCTGCCCCGTCGGCGCATCGGCGTGCTGCACCTGGTCAACAAGACGGACGACTTCACCGTCGCCGACATCGCGTGCGTCGAGGAGGTGGCCCCCCAGATCGCGGTCGCCGTCGACCTCGCCCGCTCGGTCGGCCGGATGGCCGCCCAGCAGCGTCTGGAGGCGATCCTCACCGCCACCGCCGTCGCGGTCGCCTCCGGGCGTCAGGTCGAGGACTGCCTGGTCCCGGCGTTCGACCGGTTCGTCGAGGTCACCGGCGCGTCGACGGTGGCGCTCGTCCCGCTGACCGCGGACCCGCTCCTGCGCCGCGGCGGCCCGCCGGCGCCCGACATCGAGGAACGCCTGCTCCGCGACGCCCGGGCGCTGGCCGCGACGTCCACCGGCGCGTTCCCGCGGCGGGCCGGGGACCCGGGCTGGGCCGCACTGCACGCACCGGTCACGTTCGACGGCGCCCGGGCGGCGACGCTGTCGGTGCTGCGCCGCAACGGCGAGCCGTTCTCCCCCGAGGAGTCCGACGTCGTGGTTCGCCTGGCCGGCCTCGTCGCGCTGGCCTGGACCACCGAGCGCTACCAGCACCAGCTCGCCGAGATCGCCCGGCTGCGGGAGCGGGAGCGGATCGCCGACGGCCTGCACGACCGCGTCGCCCAGATCCTGTTCGCCGCGCAGCTGGGCATCGACACGGTCCTGGAGTCCTCGCCGCAGGGCCCGTCCACGGAACGCATCGTCGAGGTCCGGGATCTGCTCGTGCACGGCGACGCGGCGATCCGGGACGTGATCCACCGGCTCTCGAACGAGCCCGACGCCTCCCCGGCCCGCCGGATCCGGCTCGAGGTCGAGTCGGTCGAGGACGAGTTCGGCGTGGCCGTCCGCGTCGAGATACCGGATCCCGACGCCCTGGCCACGCTCCCCCGCCCGGTCGCCGACGCCGTGGTCAAGATCGTCCGCGAGGGTACCGTCAACGCCGCGAAGCACGCCGGGCCCTGCCGGATCGGCCTCGACGTCCGGACCGAACGCACCGATGCCGACGATCACCGGCTCGTCGTCACCGTCGTCGACGACGGGCTCGGGGCGGGCCTCGACGGTGTCCCGGGCCGGGGCCTGACGTCGCTGTGCCGCACCGTCGACGACGCGGGCGGCACGCTCGTGCGGACCCGAGCGGGCGACGGGTTCGGGACCCGGCTCGTCGCCACGTTCCCGCTCTGA
- a CDS encoding STAS domain-containing protein: MSVHICDRCGDVTVDAERCHCMIAAAAPAPAAALRRPPAGVAPVRPGPRLQPAPHSDAAPPRPVPARRRTLAVRLHTPLPRVTVAQISGTLEESTAAVLSEKVTALFGRAVHIVVDLTGTATLTHGGVRVLLGLHREATGRGTQLHLTRPSASAGGTGRKLLDRLATDRLIRLAPSADAVLSALSGGPSRTSATS; this comes from the coding sequence ATGTCCGTCCACATCTGCGACCGCTGCGGCGACGTCACCGTCGACGCCGAGCGGTGCCACTGCATGATCGCGGCCGCCGCGCCCGCGCCCGCGGCCGCCCTCCGCCGGCCCCCGGCCGGGGTGGCCCCGGTCCGGCCCGGTCCCCGGCTGCAGCCGGCACCCCACTCCGACGCCGCGCCACCCAGGCCCGTCCCGGCGCGGCGCAGGACCCTGGCGGTCCGGCTGCACACCCCCCTCCCGAGGGTCACCGTCGCGCAGATCTCGGGGACCCTCGAGGAGTCGACCGCGGCAGTGCTGTCGGAGAAGGTGACCGCGCTGTTCGGCCGGGCCGTGCACATCGTCGTCGACCTGACCGGGACCGCGACCCTGACCCACGGCGGGGTGCGCGTGCTGCTCGGCCTGCACCGGGAGGCGACCGGGCGCGGCACCCAGCTCCATCTCACGCGGCCGTCGGCGTCGGCCGGCGGGACCGGGCGCAAGCTGCTCGACCGGCTCGCGACCGATCGGCTGATCCGGCTCGCCCCTTCGGCCGATGCCGTCCTCTCCGCACTGTCGGGCGGCCCGAGCCGGACGAGCGCGACCTCGTGA
- a CDS encoding GAF and ANTAR domain-containing protein translates to MTEPGAVTRSLLAIPGNGTDSSTWAGQICAACIDGLDIDGAALSVLSGSTARRTLCASGPVAERLEELQFSLNEGVCMEAAATGRPVLVPDLREATEAARWPLFAAAVAERTTVTALFALPLQCGVINLGVIDLHRNRAGALSPQQQRDALDATETATELMLGMHGAPRPPAGGPAPQWLDTPAGSRTEVHQATGVVLAQLGISAVDALARLRGYAFAHDRLMGDVARDVIDRRLAFTDDMS, encoded by the coding sequence ATGACTGAACCCGGCGCGGTGACCCGGTCGCTGCTGGCGATCCCCGGCAACGGGACCGACAGCTCGACCTGGGCCGGTCAAATCTGCGCGGCCTGCATCGACGGTCTCGACATCGACGGCGCCGCGTTGTCGGTGCTCAGCGGCAGCACGGCGCGGCGCACCCTGTGTGCGAGCGGACCGGTCGCCGAACGCCTCGAGGAGCTGCAGTTCTCCCTCAACGAAGGGGTCTGCATGGAGGCCGCCGCGACCGGCCGGCCGGTGCTGGTCCCCGACCTGCGGGAGGCCACCGAGGCGGCGCGGTGGCCGTTGTTCGCCGCGGCGGTCGCCGAACGGACCACCGTGACCGCCCTGTTCGCGCTGCCCCTGCAGTGCGGAGTGATCAACCTCGGTGTCATCGACCTGCACCGCAACCGTGCGGGCGCCCTGAGCCCCCAGCAGCAGCGCGACGCGCTCGACGCCACCGAGACCGCGACCGAGCTGATGCTCGGCATGCACGGCGCACCGCGGCCCCCCGCCGGTGGCCCGGCACCGCAGTGGCTCGACACACCCGCCGGGTCCCGCACCGAGGTCCACCAGGCGACCGGTGTCGTGCTCGCCCAGCTCGGGATCAGCGCCGTCGACGCGCTGGCCCGTCTGCGCGGCTACGCCTTCGCCCACGACCGGCTGATGGGCGACGTCGCCCGCGACGTCATCGACCGACGACTGGCCTTCACCGACGACATGAGCTGA
- a CDS encoding GAF and ANTAR domain-containing protein, which translates to MPEREHQVNQAFVTLADSLVDDYDIIDLLDQLVAHCVSLLAAESAGIVLGDARGQLRAVAASSEAAQAMELLQVQADQGPCLDSFSTATAISVPDIGQAADRWPRVVDVLTRAGFAGSVHAIPLRLRGQAIGALNLFHRSPGPLPERDLALGQALADVATIGILSERAIRRGEVVTEQLQTALDSRVVIEQAKGVLSQQLDAGMDVAFERLRRYSRNNNLRLSEVARQVVAGELATGDIAPEATGDIAPESVSPEAVGRQNARADPSSCVRR; encoded by the coding sequence GTGCCCGAGCGAGAGCACCAGGTGAACCAGGCGTTCGTCACCCTCGCCGACAGCCTGGTCGACGACTACGACATCATCGATCTGCTGGACCAGCTCGTGGCCCACTGCGTGTCGCTGCTGGCCGCCGAGTCCGCCGGCATCGTCCTGGGCGACGCCCGGGGCCAGCTCCGGGCCGTCGCGGCGTCCAGCGAGGCCGCCCAGGCGATGGAGCTGCTGCAGGTGCAGGCCGACCAGGGCCCCTGCCTGGACAGCTTCAGCACCGCCACCGCGATCAGCGTCCCGGACATCGGGCAGGCCGCCGACCGGTGGCCGCGCGTCGTCGACGTCCTCACCCGGGCGGGGTTCGCCGGATCGGTGCACGCGATCCCCCTGCGGCTGCGGGGTCAGGCCATCGGCGCGCTGAACCTGTTCCACCGCAGCCCCGGGCCCCTGCCCGAACGCGACCTCGCCCTCGGGCAGGCCCTCGCCGACGTGGCCACGATCGGCATCCTGTCCGAGCGGGCCATCCGCCGCGGCGAGGTGGTCACCGAGCAGCTCCAGACCGCGCTCGACAGCCGGGTGGTCATCGAGCAGGCCAAGGGGGTGCTCTCCCAGCAGCTCGACGCGGGCATGGACGTGGCGTTCGAGCGGCTGCGCCGGTACTCGCGGAACAACAACCTGCGCCTGAGCGAGGTGGCCCGTCAGGTCGTCGCCGGGGAGCTCGCCACGGGCGACATCGCACCGGAGGCCACGGGCGACATCGCACCGGAGTCCGTCTCCCCGGAGGCTGTCGGCCGGCAGAACGCCCGCGCCGACCCGTCGTCCTGCGTCCGCCGCTGA
- a CDS encoding ferredoxin yields MRYFVDPALCAAHGQCAAVAPDVYDLDDEGYNALVGKHVDVPPELEASARAGAVACPESAIFVDEDGSV; encoded by the coding sequence GTGAGGTACTTCGTCGACCCGGCGCTGTGCGCGGCGCACGGGCAGTGCGCCGCGGTCGCGCCGGACGTCTACGACCTCGACGACGAGGGGTACAACGCCCTCGTCGGCAAGCACGTCGACGTCCCACCGGAGCTGGAGGCCTCCGCCCGCGCCGGTGCCGTCGCCTGCCCGGAGTCGGCGATCTTCGTCGACGAGGACGGGTCCGTCTGA
- a CDS encoding cytochrome P450 has product MTVSGEIGGRNHFTDFDLDSTEFSQNFDEVVSAVHQGCPVARSEAQGGYWVVSGFDDVRAIGQDWQTWTNTNGYEPTRSGTDDARLYPLEIDPPYQTRWRSHLGEFFSPRAIRGNKESIRANANELIDQFIDHGSCDWVDAFAAHLPGRVFFSTMLGVPLEDLPYLQAAADQAVRGPVAERGDGWNKVGAYLDGYLKQRQNEPERGDFVDAVLKGVETDDGEPAPWNHKIFIMVDMLAGGLATTTFLLSGIAHFLATHPEDAKRLADDPSLRPGAVEEVIRVYASILSLGRTATKDTEVAGQTIKKGEMVMLSYAAAARDPRHFSDPHEIDITRKIPTNIAFGYGPHRCIGSHLARLQALTAMEEMLRRLPDLHMASGQEPLFSHSTVTRDMETLPVEFTPGAKEGSGA; this is encoded by the coding sequence ATGACCGTGTCCGGAGAGATCGGTGGACGGAACCACTTCACCGACTTCGACCTCGACTCGACCGAGTTCTCGCAGAACTTCGACGAGGTCGTCTCGGCCGTGCACCAGGGATGCCCGGTCGCGCGCAGCGAGGCGCAGGGAGGCTACTGGGTGGTGAGCGGGTTCGACGACGTCCGCGCCATCGGGCAGGACTGGCAGACCTGGACCAACACCAACGGCTACGAGCCCACCCGCAGCGGCACCGACGACGCGCGGCTCTACCCGTTGGAGATCGACCCGCCGTACCAGACCCGGTGGCGCTCGCACCTGGGCGAGTTCTTCAGCCCGCGCGCTATCCGCGGCAACAAGGAGAGCATCCGGGCCAACGCCAACGAGCTGATCGACCAGTTCATCGACCACGGCAGCTGCGATTGGGTGGACGCCTTCGCCGCGCACCTCCCGGGCCGGGTGTTCTTCTCGACGATGCTGGGGGTGCCGCTGGAGGATCTGCCCTACCTGCAGGCCGCCGCCGACCAGGCGGTGCGTGGCCCGGTGGCCGAGCGTGGCGACGGCTGGAACAAGGTCGGCGCCTACCTCGACGGCTACCTCAAGCAGCGGCAGAACGAGCCGGAGCGCGGTGACTTCGTCGACGCCGTCCTCAAGGGTGTCGAGACCGACGACGGCGAGCCGGCGCCGTGGAACCACAAGATCTTCATCATGGTCGACATGCTGGCCGGTGGCCTGGCCACCACGACGTTCCTGCTCTCGGGCATCGCGCACTTCCTGGCCACGCACCCCGAGGACGCGAAGCGCCTCGCCGACGACCCGTCGCTGCGCCCGGGCGCGGTGGAGGAGGTCATCCGGGTCTACGCCTCGATCCTGTCGCTGGGACGGACCGCGACCAAGGACACCGAGGTCGCCGGCCAGACGATCAAGAAGGGGGAGATGGTCATGCTGTCCTACGCCGCGGCCGCCCGCGACCCCCGCCACTTCTCCGACCCGCACGAGATCGACATCACCCGCAAGATCCCGACCAACATCGCGTTCGGCTACGGCCCGCACCGCTGCATCGGCTCGCACCTGGCCCGCCTGCAGGCGCTGACGGCGATGGAGGAGATGCTGCGCCGTCTGCCCGACCTGCACATGGCCTCCGGTCAGGAGCCCCTGTTCAGCCACAGCACCGTCACCCGCGACATGGAGACGCTGCCGGTCGAGTTCACCCCGGGTGCGAAGGAGGGCTCGGGCGCGTGA
- a CDS encoding CaiB/BaiF CoA transferase family protein produces MSFLPLRGVRIVDFCANIAGPFGSMILAQLGADVIKVEPPAGDDSRHYASQAAGVSVVHRYVGAGKRGVVIDLKSPDGVEVALAIIARSDVVLQSMRPGVADRLGIGREAALAQNPDVLYYDVNAFGTGPVGRGRPGYDPLVQAFSGIMEMTGHDDAPPTRCAPSVVDLGTGQWVAMGVLGALLARAKGQDVGTLETSLVDTAFSLVAYQATSARVTGQRPRRAGSGNPIAAPYQCYEAADGYLLLAAPSQKLWEAAARALGAPGLIDEERFATVADRTRNKDALEITITAITLREPTETWIERLSAAGVPAGKVFGLEEAVQTDIAAERGTFVDSDDVPLVRLPWLADGEPLAWQRPAPRLGEHTTEVLAELGYDAERRDELLASGAVAGDPAQSGTAATRI; encoded by the coding sequence ATGAGTTTCCTGCCGCTGCGCGGTGTCCGGATCGTCGACTTCTGCGCGAACATCGCAGGCCCGTTCGGCTCGATGATCCTGGCGCAGCTCGGGGCCGACGTGATCAAGGTCGAACCGCCGGCCGGTGACGACTCGCGGCACTACGCCTCGCAGGCCGCCGGGGTCAGCGTCGTGCACCGCTACGTCGGCGCGGGCAAGCGCGGCGTCGTGATCGACCTGAAGTCGCCCGACGGCGTCGAGGTCGCGCTGGCGATCATCGCGCGGTCCGACGTGGTGCTGCAGAGCATGCGCCCCGGGGTGGCCGACCGGCTCGGCATCGGGCGCGAGGCGGCGCTGGCACAGAACCCCGACGTCCTCTACTACGACGTCAACGCGTTCGGCACCGGCCCGGTGGGGCGCGGCCGCCCCGGTTACGACCCGCTGGTCCAGGCGTTCAGCGGGATCATGGAGATGACCGGGCACGACGACGCGCCGCCCACCCGCTGCGCGCCGTCGGTCGTCGACCTCGGCACCGGGCAGTGGGTCGCGATGGGCGTCCTCGGCGCGCTGCTGGCGCGTGCGAAGGGCCAGGACGTCGGGACCCTGGAGACCTCGCTCGTCGACACCGCGTTCTCCCTCGTCGCCTACCAGGCCACCAGCGCACGCGTGACCGGGCAGCGGCCCCGCCGCGCGGGCTCCGGCAACCCGATCGCCGCGCCGTACCAGTGCTACGAGGCCGCCGACGGCTACCTGCTGCTGGCCGCGCCGAGCCAGAAGCTGTGGGAGGCCGCGGCCCGCGCGCTCGGCGCTCCCGGGCTGATCGACGAGGAGCGCTTCGCGACCGTCGCCGACCGGACCCGGAACAAGGACGCGCTCGAGATCACGATCACCGCGATCACGCTGCGCGAGCCCACCGAGACCTGGATCGAGCGCCTGAGTGCCGCGGGCGTTCCGGCGGGGAAGGTGTTCGGCCTGGAGGAGGCCGTGCAGACCGACATCGCCGCCGAGCGCGGCACGTTCGTCGACTCCGACGACGTCCCGCTCGTCCGCCTGCCCTGGCTCGCCGACGGGGAGCCGCTGGCATGGCAGCGACCCGCCCCGCGCCTGGGCGAGCACACCACCGAGGTGCTCGCCGAGCTCGGCTACGACGCCGAGCGCCGCGACGAGCTGCTCGCCTCCGGTGCCGTGGCGGGCGACCCCGCCCAGAGCGGCACCGCCGCCACACGCATCTAG
- a CDS encoding AMP-binding protein has product MTEWTFADVWEAAADAVPGGTAQVHGDRRDTWSVFDRRADGVAATLLDAGLSRQDSVALALYNGTEYLESAFGAFKAGLVPVNTNYRYGPDELTYLWDDADASAVVFHGALTDTVAQVRDRLPGVRLWLHADDATTPCPDWAVPYEQAAASAGGRVRAPWGRSGDDLLLIYTGGTTGRPKGVMWRQHDMYRVSDVARDPDTADLAHVRSRITASQNRPVGLPGSPLMHGTGFVFAGTVLSRGGTVVTATSRRLDVPELLDLITGERVSALCIVGDAFCRPILDTLREHPGRWDLTSLTAVSSSGMMWSPANKDALLEYAPDALLVDMLSSSEASGMGRSVVSARKRASASRFRLGENSFVIDENDVPVVPGSGQVGRVAVRGILPLGYHKDPVKTAATFPVIDGVRCSVPGDFATVEADGSVTLLGRGSTSINTGGEKVFPEEVEEALKSHPDVVDALVVGVPDERFGSAVAALVQTRDDVDTGVLVEHVRSRLAGYKAPRHVLVVDDVGRGPNGKADYVAARTRIEAWLAAPATIPER; this is encoded by the coding sequence GTGACCGAGTGGACCTTCGCCGACGTCTGGGAGGCGGCCGCGGACGCCGTGCCCGGCGGGACCGCCCAGGTCCACGGCGACCGGCGCGACACCTGGTCGGTCTTCGACCGGCGTGCCGACGGGGTCGCCGCGACCCTCCTCGACGCCGGGCTGAGCCGTCAGGACTCCGTCGCGCTCGCCCTCTACAACGGCACCGAGTACCTCGAGTCGGCGTTCGGTGCGTTCAAGGCCGGGCTGGTCCCGGTGAACACGAACTACCGCTACGGCCCCGACGAGCTCACCTACCTCTGGGACGACGCGGACGCGAGCGCCGTCGTGTTCCACGGGGCGCTGACCGACACCGTCGCGCAGGTCCGCGACCGGCTCCCGGGGGTGCGGCTGTGGCTGCACGCCGACGACGCGACGACACCGTGCCCGGACTGGGCCGTGCCCTACGAGCAGGCGGCGGCCTCGGCGGGCGGGCGCGTCCGTGCCCCGTGGGGCCGTTCCGGCGACGACCTGCTCCTGATCTACACCGGCGGGACGACCGGGCGTCCCAAGGGCGTGATGTGGCGCCAGCACGACATGTACCGCGTCTCCGACGTCGCCCGCGACCCCGACACCGCCGACCTGGCGCACGTCCGTTCGCGGATCACGGCGTCGCAGAACCGTCCGGTCGGGCTGCCCGGGTCGCCCCTGATGCACGGCACCGGGTTCGTCTTCGCCGGGACGGTGCTGTCCCGCGGCGGCACCGTCGTCACCGCGACCTCACGGCGCCTGGACGTCCCCGAGCTACTGGACCTGATCACCGGAGAGCGGGTCTCGGCGCTGTGCATCGTCGGCGACGCGTTCTGCCGGCCGATCCTCGACACGCTGCGGGAGCACCCCGGGCGCTGGGACCTGACGAGCCTGACCGCGGTGTCGTCGTCGGGGATGATGTGGTCGCCGGCGAACAAGGACGCCCTGCTGGAGTACGCGCCCGACGCGCTGCTGGTCGACATGCTCTCCAGCAGCGAGGCCAGCGGGATGGGGCGCTCGGTCGTCTCGGCGCGCAAGCGCGCGTCGGCGTCCCGGTTCCGGCTCGGCGAGAACTCCTTCGTGATCGACGAGAACGACGTGCCGGTGGTGCCGGGGTCCGGGCAGGTCGGGCGGGTCGCGGTGCGCGGCATCCTGCCGCTGGGCTACCACAAGGACCCGGTCAAGACCGCCGCCACCTTCCCGGTGATCGACGGCGTGCGGTGCTCGGTGCCCGGAGACTTCGCCACCGTCGAGGCCGACGGGTCGGTGACCCTGCTCGGCCGCGGTTCGACCAGCATCAACACCGGTGGCGAGAAGGTGTTCCCGGAGGAGGTCGAGGAGGCCCTGAAGTCCCACCCGGACGTCGTCGACGCCCTGGTGGTCGGTGTACCGGACGAGCGTTTCGGCTCGGCGGTGGCCGCACTGGTGCAGACCCGCGACGACGTCGACACCGGCGTGCTGGTGGAGCACGTGCGCAGCCGCCTGGCCGGATACAAGGCACCCCGGCACGTGCTGGTGGTCGACGACGTCGGCCGGGGCCCCAACGGCAAGGCCGACTACGTTGCGGCCAGGACCCGGATCGAGGCGTGGCTCGCCGCGCCCGCGACCATCCCCGAGCGCTGA
- a CDS encoding enoyl-CoA hydratase/isomerase family protein has translation MTPILFEKGDGIARVTLNRPEKRNALTPEMVVRLAAIWDEVADDDEVRVVLVTGAGEKAFCSGGDLGALIPIMMRTREPADEWEERLAARRSLLHAALLRNDTFFKPVVAAVNGPAAAGGTEFLLSTDIRVAATHATFTLTEVRRGLIAGGGSLARLTRQLSWADAMEVALVAEPIDAGHALRIGLVNRVVAPEDLLATAEGMARSICLGAPVALAKSKEAMIRSNGRPLDEAFAIETECVVANARTEDAREGPRAFMEKREPVFRGR, from the coding sequence ATGACCCCGATCCTGTTCGAGAAGGGCGACGGTATCGCCCGCGTCACCCTGAACCGCCCGGAGAAGCGCAACGCGCTGACCCCGGAGATGGTCGTGCGGCTGGCAGCGATCTGGGACGAGGTCGCCGACGACGACGAGGTCCGGGTCGTGCTGGTGACCGGCGCCGGGGAGAAGGCGTTCTGCTCCGGCGGTGACCTCGGCGCGCTGATCCCGATCATGATGCGCACCCGTGAGCCGGCCGACGAGTGGGAGGAGCGCCTCGCCGCCCGCCGCTCACTGCTGCACGCGGCGCTGCTGCGCAACGACACGTTCTTCAAACCGGTGGTCGCCGCCGTCAACGGGCCGGCCGCGGCCGGGGGCACCGAGTTCCTGCTCTCGACCGACATCCGGGTCGCCGCGACGCACGCGACGTTCACGCTCACCGAGGTCCGCCGGGGTCTGATCGCCGGCGGCGGCTCGCTGGCCCGGCTGACCCGGCAGCTCTCGTGGGCCGACGCGATGGAGGTCGCGCTCGTCGCCGAGCCGATCGACGCCGGGCACGCGCTACGGATCGGCCTGGTCAACCGGGTGGTCGCCCCGGAGGACCTGCTCGCCACGGCCGAGGGCATGGCCCGCTCGATCTGCCTCGGGGCGCCGGTCGCGCTGGCCAAGAGCAAGGAGGCGATGATCCGTTCCAACGGCCGTCCGCTCGACGAGGCGTTCGCGATCGAGACCGAGTGCGTCGTCGCCAACGCGCGCACCGAGGACGCCCGTGAGGGGCCCCGCGCGTTCATGGAGAAGCGCGAACCCGTCTTCCGGGGGCGATGA
- a CDS encoding CaiB/BaiF CoA transferase family protein, with amino-acid sequence MTILTGVRVVEMGLWVAGPAAGGVLADWGAEVIKIEPPRGDPMRGLFGALSGSQETRCPPFDLYNRGKRSVSVDVNTEQGRDLVEQIIGDADVFVTNMRPAFLERVGLDHERLLARFPRLVYASLTGYGLEGPDRDAPGFDVAAFSARGGVADRSTPPGDAPTTLAGGMGDTVTGVTTVAAILAALLYRERTGEGQLVETSLLRSGAYSIGMELSTRLTLGKLAPPPSRVKPQNPLMNSYAGKGGEWFWLMGAEAERHWPGIRAALDDERLDDERFSTPRGRRKAAGDFVAILDEIFASRTREEWAQRFEENEVWWTPVNSAADVLTDPQAHAAGVFVDVPVAGSGSDTISSLATPVTFGAGAGPTAAPPAIGDDTDAVLRDLGISDAELDRLHSEKIVHSPEPPDEQP; translated from the coding sequence ATGACGATTCTGACCGGGGTCCGCGTCGTGGAGATGGGGCTGTGGGTCGCCGGGCCCGCCGCCGGCGGGGTGCTCGCCGACTGGGGCGCCGAGGTGATCAAGATCGAGCCGCCGAGGGGCGACCCGATGCGGGGCCTGTTCGGTGCGCTGTCGGGCTCGCAGGAGACGCGGTGCCCGCCGTTCGACCTCTACAACCGCGGCAAACGCAGCGTGTCGGTCGACGTCAACACCGAGCAGGGCCGCGACCTCGTCGAACAGATCATCGGCGACGCCGACGTGTTCGTGACGAACATGCGCCCGGCGTTCCTGGAGCGGGTCGGGCTCGACCACGAGCGACTCCTGGCCCGGTTCCCGCGCCTGGTCTACGCCAGCCTCACCGGCTACGGCCTGGAGGGGCCCGACCGCGACGCCCCCGGGTTCGACGTGGCCGCGTTCTCCGCGCGCGGCGGCGTCGCGGACCGCTCGACGCCTCCGGGCGATGCGCCCACCACCCTGGCCGGGGGCATGGGTGACACCGTCACCGGCGTCACCACCGTCGCCGCGATCCTGGCCGCCCTGCTCTACCGGGAGCGGACCGGGGAGGGCCAGCTGGTGGAGACGTCTCTGCTGCGCTCGGGCGCCTACTCGATCGGCATGGAGCTCTCGACCCGCCTCACGCTGGGCAAGCTCGCTCCCCCGCCGAGCCGGGTGAAGCCCCAGAACCCGCTGATGAACTCCTACGCCGGCAAGGGCGGCGAGTGGTTCTGGCTGATGGGCGCCGAGGCCGAGCGGCACTGGCCCGGCATCCGTGCGGCCCTGGACGACGAGCGCCTCGACGACGAGCGGTTCTCCACCCCGCGCGGCCGTCGCAAGGCCGCGGGTGACTTCGTCGCGATCCTGGACGAGATCTTCGCGAGCCGGACACGCGAGGAGTGGGCGCAGCGCTTCGAGGAGAACGAGGTGTGGTGGACGCCGGTGAACTCCGCCGCCGACGTCCTCACCGACCCGCAGGCGCACGCGGCCGGGGTGTTCGTCGACGTCCCGGTCGCCGGCAGCGGGAGCGACACGATCAGCTCCCTCGCCACCCCGGTGACGTTCGGAGCCGGGGCCGGCCCGACCGCCGCACCTCCGGCGATCGGCGACGACACCGACGCCGTCCTGCGCGACCTCGGCATCTCCGACGCCGAGCTCGACCGGCTGCACTCCGAGAAGATCGTGCACAGCCCGGAGCCGCCCGACGAGCAGCCCTGA